A window of the Gossypium hirsutum isolate 1008001.06 chromosome A05, Gossypium_hirsutum_v2.1, whole genome shotgun sequence genome harbors these coding sequences:
- the LOC107960074 gene encoding zinc finger CCCH domain-containing protein 15, with product MQGDGSTLYGDVLAKQPKDKGNEGDYSPSAVAATSLFDLYHPRHVMQQHQDMINRHNLCLTRLHEASKEVEALRQENTALRSVNRDLSKQLSTLIQASMQNHFATSDYSATPYELLNEFQGLCLGSDGGGVGEEEVSDECPTSMMEGAGDVERVMLPKSISVRSNGYLKMMSSQNSQNAGVSRRRKYRGPTRSGNASQLSGAVNVWPKVYVQGGKKEEEPLELEVYNQGMFKTELCNKWQETAACPYGDHCQFAHGIEELRPVIRHPRYKTEVRRVILAGDVCPYGHRCHFRHAQTEQEKFMGFLKPSTR from the exons ATGCAAGGCGACGGTTCAACTCTTTATGGCGATGTCCTAGCCAAACAACCAAAAGATAAGGGGAACGAAGGAGATTACTCCCCTTCAGCTGTCGCTGCCACCTCTCTCTTTGATCTCTACCATCCCCGTCACGTCATGCAACAACATCAAGATATGATCAACCGCCATAATCTCTGCCTCACGCGCCTCCACGAAGCTTCTAAAGAAGTGGAGGCACTCCGCCAAGAGAATACTGCTTTGCGATCTGTAAACCGCGACCTCAGCAAGCAACTCAGCACACTGATCCAAGCCTCTATGCAGAACCACTTCGCAACGTCTGATTATAGCGCGACGCCGTACGAATTGCTGAATGAGTTTCAAGGGCTTTGTCTCGGTAGTGACGGTGGGGGCGTAGGAGAGGAAGAGGTTTCTGACGAGTGTCCGACGAGCATGATGGAAGGTGCTGGGGATGTGGAGAGGGTTATGTTGCCTAAGAGCATATCTGTTAGGTCTAATGGATATCTGAAGATGATGAGTAGTCAAAACAGTCAAAACGCTGGTGTGAGTCGTCGTCGTAAATATCGGGGACCAACTCGGTCTGGAAATGCCTCTCAACTCAGTGGAGCG GTGAATGTGTGGCCGAAGGTGTACGTGCAAGGAGGAAAAAAGGAGGAAGAGCCACTTGAACTGGAAGTGTACAACCAAGGCATGTTCAAGACTGAACTCTGCAACAAATGGCAAGAGACCGCTGCCTGTCCATATGGTGACCACTGCCAGTTTGCTCACGGCATTGAAGAGCTCCGCCCTGTAATCCGCCACCCTAGGTACAAGACTGAGGTTCGCAGAGTGATCCTTGCTGGTGATGTCTGTCCCTATGGTCATCGATGCCATTTTCGCCATGCACAAACTGAACAAGAGAAGTTCATGGGCTTCCTCAAGCCCTCGACCAGGTAA